Proteins from a genomic interval of Hornefia porci:
- a CDS encoding Na/Pi cotransporter family protein — MNETIRVAFGLIGGLALFLFGMNMMSDSLQKVAGEKMKKVLAMLTRNPLLGVISGALVTAVLQSSSATTVMAIGFVSAGLISLPQAISVVFGANIGTTMTAQIIAFNISDYIYPIIFVGFIIQFVAKSEKLKYIGQAVLAFGLLFLGIDTMGNVMKPLADSPFFVNLIAQVSDVPVLGVLVGMCMTLVVQSSSATIAVLQNFASQPGPDGVSSILGLAGAIPVLLGDNIGTTITAILASIGQSRDAKRTALAHCLFNVSGTCLFIWFIKPYARLIQYISPHGNEVAVISRQIANAHTCFNLTMTLIWLPLLWLMVKMVMRILPEKDYERKPITTLDDNLLHQPVSALHLVFEEIISCSDRVNDMLVSLRGIRLKTLKDTLQVVHSEAQEIAVQGDAISEYLAKMFSKGVLTETQASDTTGLMLVVNDIDRISGLCGQISDNLAAANQGKSGYSKEAIKEISKLFDVLSGLYEAVHRSIVMGNVTAMQKSMEDKEELVRLDDKIRAAHMKRVGKGLCDANLTISLNDLLHDVERIGNTCLDLMEMASQEINFSKFLIDKKKNAGGPPAVSGSRPTLQA; from the coding sequence ATGAATGAAACGATAAGAGTGGCGTTTGGGCTGATTGGCGGGCTGGCGCTGTTCCTGTTCGGTATGAACATGATGAGCGACAGCCTTCAGAAGGTTGCCGGAGAGAAAATGAAAAAGGTGCTGGCGATGTTGACGCGGAATCCCCTTCTCGGTGTGATTTCCGGAGCGCTGGTAACAGCCGTGCTGCAGAGCAGCAGCGCCACCACGGTTATGGCAATCGGATTCGTCAGCGCGGGTCTGATCTCTCTGCCCCAGGCAATTTCGGTAGTATTCGGGGCAAATATCGGAACGACGATGACTGCGCAGATCATCGCATTCAATATCAGCGACTATATCTATCCGATTATCTTCGTCGGATTTATTATCCAGTTTGTAGCAAAATCAGAGAAACTGAAATATATCGGGCAGGCGGTTCTGGCTTTCGGACTTCTTTTCCTGGGAATCGACACCATGGGAAATGTCATGAAGCCACTGGCGGACAGCCCGTTTTTTGTGAACCTCATTGCTCAGGTGTCAGACGTTCCCGTGCTGGGCGTACTGGTGGGAATGTGTATGACGCTTGTGGTGCAGAGCAGCTCCGCCACCATTGCGGTACTGCAGAACTTCGCTTCCCAGCCCGGACCGGACGGCGTATCGAGCATCCTCGGACTGGCCGGAGCGATTCCGGTGCTGCTGGGAGACAACATCGGAACCACGATTACCGCGATTCTGGCCAGTATCGGACAGAGCCGGGATGCGAAGCGGACCGCACTGGCACACTGCCTGTTCAATGTATCCGGCACATGCCTGTTCATCTGGTTTATCAAGCCCTACGCCAGGCTTATTCAGTACATATCACCGCATGGGAACGAGGTCGCGGTGATCTCCCGTCAGATCGCCAACGCCCACACCTGCTTCAATCTTACAATGACACTGATCTGGCTGCCTCTGCTGTGGCTCATGGTGAAGATGGTAATGAGGATTCTGCCTGAGAAGGATTATGAGCGAAAACCGATTACAACACTGGACGACAATCTGCTGCATCAGCCGGTATCCGCTCTGCACCTGGTATTTGAGGAAATCATCTCATGCAGCGATCGCGTTAATGATATGCTGGTCTCTCTCCGGGGAATCCGGCTGAAAACCCTTAAGGATACATTGCAGGTGGTTCATTCTGAGGCGCAGGAAATCGCGGTACAGGGTGATGCGATCAGTGAATATCTGGCGAAGATGTTCTCCAAAGGCGTCCTGACTGAAACGCAGGCGTCAGATACAACGGGACTGATGCTGGTAGTGAACGATATCGACCGGATCAGCGGACTGTGCGGGCAGATTTCTGATAACCTGGCTGCGGCGAATCAGGGAAAGTCCGGATATTCTAAGGAGGCGATTAAAGAGATTTCCAAACTGTTTGATGTCCTGTCCGGACTTTATGAAGCGGTGCACAGGAGCATTGTCATGGGGAATGTGACGGCGATGCAGAAGTCTATGGAAGACAAAGAAGAACTGGTGCGGCTCGACGATAAGATTCGCGCCGCTCATATGAAGAGGGTCGGCAAGGGTCTGTGCGACGCCAATCTGACAATATCCCTGAACGACCTCCTCCATGACGTGGAACGGATAGGAAACACCTGCCTGGATCTCATGGAAATGGCGTCACAGGAAATTAATTTCAGCAAATTCCTGATCGACAAAAAGAAAAACGCCGGCGGCCCTCCGGCAGTATCCGGGTCAAGACCCACACTTCAGGCATAG
- a CDS encoding 4Fe-4S dicluster domain-containing protein, translating into MQITDRIKNCNGCGACIVGCREYCMKMEKDADGRMKPVIDENGCKLCNNCVLYCPLYNPVEMPGFTNYYEYSDDYYYRDMPKVYRETLRQAKSGQTVEFAGTLCQIAGLISLMGNRLKPNVKLYPLHCDPDHPHRPECAECEFVRR; encoded by the coding sequence ATGCAGATTACAGATCGGATTAAGAACTGCAACGGCTGCGGCGCATGTATCGTCGGCTGCCGCGAATACTGTATGAAGATGGAAAAGGATGCGGACGGACGGATGAAGCCGGTCATCGATGAAAACGGCTGCAAGCTCTGCAATAACTGCGTGCTGTACTGTCCTTTGTACAATCCGGTGGAGATGCCGGGGTTCACGAATTACTATGAGTACAGCGATGACTACTATTATCGGGATATGCCGAAGGTGTACAGAGAGACGCTGAGACAGGCGAAGTCCGGACAGACGGTGGAGTTCGCGGGAACTCTGTGTCAGATTGCCGGGCTGATTTCACTGATGGGGAACAGACTGAAGCCGAATGTGAAGCTTTATCCGCTGCACTGCGATCCGGACCATCCCCACAGACCGGAATGCGCAGAATGTGAGTTTGTAAGAAGATAA
- a CDS encoding 5-formyltetrahydrofolate cyclo-ligase, translating to MNQREAKKRLRTEMKERARGLSRDYCTAASRRICDRVTADADYQQARVVFCFVGVGAEPDTRAILEDALRSGKKLCVPRCIDKTTMEAVEIRNCDEDLERGFYGLLEPKEGLASVPREEIEFGIIPCVSCDHDGNRLGHGRGYYDRYLEGMEFPCALICFEKMTCGPGEIPVDEYDRKIARVITDAE from the coding sequence ATGAACCAGAGAGAAGCGAAGAAGAGACTGAGAACGGAAATGAAGGAGCGGGCCCGCGGTCTGTCGCGGGACTATTGTACGGCCGCCAGCAGGAGAATCTGCGACAGAGTGACGGCAGATGCGGATTATCAGCAGGCCCGTGTCGTATTCTGCTTTGTCGGCGTAGGCGCGGAGCCGGATACAAGAGCCATCCTGGAGGATGCGCTTCGGAGTGGAAAGAAACTCTGCGTTCCGCGATGTATCGACAAAACAACCATGGAGGCAGTGGAGATCCGCAACTGTGACGAAGATCTGGAACGAGGCTTTTACGGGCTTCTGGAGCCGAAGGAGGGCCTTGCGTCCGTTCCGCGGGAAGAGATCGAATTCGGCATCATTCCCTGCGTCAGCTGCGATCACGACGGAAATCGTCTGGGGCACGGCCGGGGCTACTATGACCGTTACCTGGAAGGGATGGAATTTCCCTGCGCGCTGATCTGCTTCGAGAAGATGACCTGCGGGCCGGGAGAGATTCCGGTGGATGAGTATGACAGGAAAATCGCCAGGGTGATCACGGATGCTGAGTAA
- a CDS encoding AEC family transporter, whose amino-acid sequence MLSNFLVCVWAVLPLFILMLIGAAVKWKGLLTAEEVSRLNHMIFIVCYPCMMFENLYGADLAQAFNLRLILFGVGSVLAVCAVSIPIVMKLEPSQRSRGAMIQAIYRSNFIIMGLPMAINVYGRGNVAVTAVLIAVVVPLYNVLAVVILEVFRGGKPDVKTVAKGVVTNPIILGAIAGLFFVFTGIRLPAAIETVIGDLSVTATTMALVVLGASFSFQSLGRCRRNLVICVTGRLIVVPGIFLTVAAAAGFRGVAFVSLVSMLAAPTAISSYTMAESMGSDGELAGNCVIFSSAFSCLTLFLWLFLFRNLGMF is encoded by the coding sequence ATGCTGAGTAATTTTCTGGTATGCGTGTGGGCGGTGCTGCCGCTGTTTATTCTGATGCTGATCGGAGCCGCCGTGAAGTGGAAGGGACTTCTGACGGCAGAGGAAGTGAGCCGACTGAACCATATGATTTTCATCGTGTGCTATCCCTGCATGATGTTTGAGAACCTGTACGGGGCGGATCTCGCACAGGCATTCAACCTCAGACTGATTCTGTTCGGCGTGGGCTCAGTTCTCGCGGTATGCGCCGTATCGATTCCGATCGTCATGAAGCTTGAGCCCTCGCAGCGGAGTCGGGGTGCGATGATTCAGGCGATCTACCGGAGCAATTTCATCATCATGGGGCTTCCGATGGCGATTAATGTGTACGGACGGGGGAACGTCGCGGTCACGGCTGTGCTGATCGCGGTGGTTGTGCCGCTTTACAATGTTCTTGCTGTCGTCATACTGGAGGTCTTCCGGGGAGGGAAACCGGATGTGAAGACAGTCGCGAAGGGCGTCGTTACGAATCCGATCATTCTCGGAGCGATCGCGGGGCTGTTCTTTGTTTTCACGGGGATCAGACTTCCCGCCGCCATAGAGACTGTGATCGGGGATCTCTCCGTCACGGCGACGACGATGGCGCTGGTGGTGCTGGGGGCGTCCTTCAGCTTTCAGAGCCTGGGACGGTGCAGAAGGAACCTGGTGATCTGTGTGACGGGAAGGCTGATTGTCGTGCCGGGAATTTTCCTGACCGTCGCGGCGGCTGCGGGTTTCCGCGGAGTCGCCTTCGTCAGTCTGGTTTCCATGCTGGCGGCGCCGACTGCGATTTCTTCGTATACCATGGCGGAGTCCATGGGAAGCGATGGGGAACTGGCGGGGAACTGCGTGATTTTTTCATCAGCGTTTTCCTGTCTGACGCTGTTTCTGTGGCTGTTCCTGTTCAGGAATTTAGGAATGTTTTAA
- a CDS encoding Mrp/NBP35 family ATP-binding protein, translating into MADCNHDCGSCGESCGERQGGIPKAPMNSESNIRKVIGVVSGKGGVGKSSVTSMLAVAASHLGKQVAVMDADITGPSIPKAFGITDKAMGNDEIILPQATKSGIKTMSINLLLENETDPVVWRGPVLSNVIQQFWSNVVWGDIDVMFVDMPPGTGDVALTVYQTLPVDGIVIVTSPQELVGMIVEKAYKMAEMMNVPVLGIVENMSYFRCPDCGSEHAIFGESHVEEVAASYGIKNIAKLPIDPALAAACDSGTVEDYRTEAMDRLADALIR; encoded by the coding sequence ATGGCAGATTGTAATCATGATTGCGGCAGCTGCGGGGAAAGCTGCGGAGAACGTCAGGGAGGAATCCCCAAGGCGCCGATGAACAGTGAGTCCAATATTCGTAAGGTGATCGGAGTGGTCAGCGGAAAGGGCGGCGTCGGAAAGTCCTCTGTCACGTCCATGCTGGCGGTGGCCGCGTCTCATCTCGGGAAGCAGGTCGCCGTGATGGACGCCGACATCACCGGCCCGTCGATTCCGAAGGCCTTTGGAATCACTGACAAAGCGATGGGGAACGATGAGATCATTCTTCCGCAGGCTACAAAGAGCGGAATTAAAACAATGTCCATCAACCTGCTGCTGGAGAACGAGACGGATCCGGTGGTCTGGAGAGGGCCGGTGCTATCCAACGTCATCCAGCAGTTCTGGAGCAATGTCGTATGGGGCGATATCGACGTCATGTTCGTGGATATGCCCCCTGGAACGGGAGATGTGGCTCTTACGGTTTATCAGACTCTGCCCGTGGACGGAATCGTCATCGTGACATCACCTCAGGAGCTGGTGGGAATGATTGTGGAGAAGGCGTACAAAATGGCGGAGATGATGAATGTTCCGGTTCTGGGAATCGTGGAGAACATGTCGTATTTCCGCTGCCCGGACTGCGGGAGCGAGCATGCGATTTTCGGAGAAAGCCATGTGGAAGAGGTCGCCGCCTCATATGGAATTAAAAATATCGCGAAGCTGCCCATCGATCCGGCGCTGGCTGCCGCCTGCGACAGCGGAACTGTTGAAGATTACCGCACTGAGGCGATGGACCGCCTGGCTGACGCGCTGATCCGGTAG
- a CDS encoding alpha-hydroxy-acid oxidizing protein, which yields MEGFCKMCRVCDGRACGNTIPGPGAKGVGDTAIRNYDKWKEIRVNMDTICENRQPDTTLELFGKRFRFPVFAGPVGAVELHYGDRYDDLAYNNILIPAAREAGIAAFTGDGMNEQVMISACSVIGENDGFGIPTVKPWNAEMVAQKMELVRQSGSFAVAMDIDAAGLPFLKNFQPPAGSKSTKELTEIIREAGVPFIVKGVMTVAGARKAVEAGASAIVVSNHGGRVLDQCPATAEVLEQIADACGGAVKILVDGGIRSGVDIFKALALGADAVLIARPYVCAVYRQGAQGVSELTEQLGTELADTMAMCGAASLSEIRREMVFRG from the coding sequence ATGGAAGGTTTCTGCAAGATGTGCAGGGTCTGCGACGGCAGAGCCTGCGGGAACACGATTCCGGGTCCGGGCGCCAAGGGCGTCGGCGATACAGCAATCCGGAACTACGACAAATGGAAGGAGATTCGTGTCAATATGGACACGATCTGTGAAAACAGGCAGCCGGATACGACGCTGGAACTTTTCGGCAAGAGGTTCCGCTTTCCGGTTTTCGCGGGACCGGTGGGCGCTGTGGAACTTCATTACGGCGACCGTTATGACGACCTCGCCTATAACAACATTCTGATTCCCGCTGCCCGGGAGGCCGGCATTGCAGCCTTTACAGGTGACGGAATGAATGAGCAGGTCATGATCTCCGCATGCAGCGTCATCGGCGAGAACGACGGCTTCGGAATTCCCACGGTCAAGCCCTGGAATGCGGAAATGGTAGCACAGAAGATGGAACTGGTGCGGCAGTCCGGCTCCTTTGCGGTGGCGATGGATATCGACGCTGCGGGACTTCCGTTTCTGAAGAACTTCCAGCCGCCGGCGGGAAGCAAATCCACGAAGGAGCTGACGGAAATTATCCGGGAGGCGGGCGTACCATTTATCGTTAAAGGCGTTATGACGGTGGCAGGAGCGAGAAAGGCGGTGGAGGCGGGAGCGTCGGCCATCGTCGTGTCCAATCACGGCGGACGGGTCCTGGATCAGTGTCCCGCTACGGCAGAGGTTCTGGAGCAGATTGCCGACGCCTGCGGCGGCGCTGTGAAGATCCTGGTAGACGGCGGGATCAGAAGCGGCGTGGATATTTTCAAGGCTCTGGCGCTGGGCGCGGATGCGGTTCTGATCGCCCGTCCCTATGTCTGCGCGGTTTACAGGCAGGGCGCACAGGGCGTGTCAGAACTCACCGAGCAGCTGGGCACAGAACTGGCAGACACTATGGCCATGTGCGGCGCGGCGTCTCTTTCGGAAATCCGCAGAGAGATGGTGTTCCGAGGATAA
- a CDS encoding ribonuclease H-like domain-containing protein, with product MKTIRKEVQTEPFRSRAFSLYTAGSEIAVFDIETTGLYPKRDSLILSGILRLRPDGSATATQYFSDRSGDEPEVIRATVRDLAECDLVVTYNGRSFDLPFLRTRAARYGIDTGALNMADLDLYMVLHYHSDLKAAIGSLAQKNVERFMGLDAARKDEISGYDSVRLYQRYMTNHDPKLEAKILLHNHDDILQLGKLLPVIEKTDFHRAMFSLGFGAGDFTVRELRAGDGGLDLRADKRRNAVDYILFPTPEQPYSLMMSRESGSLEVSFPAVKAAPGIPVIDARRILGEETMKTLEKYPAFESGYLILKKADRISYLEINAFVSAFLRQIGPRLSR from the coding sequence ATGAAAACAATACGAAAAGAAGTTCAGACTGAGCCCTTCCGGAGCCGGGCGTTTTCACTCTATACCGCCGGCTCGGAAATCGCCGTATTCGATATCGAGACAACCGGCCTGTACCCGAAACGGGACAGCCTGATCCTTTCCGGCATTCTTCGGCTCCGTCCGGACGGAAGCGCGACTGCGACCCAGTACTTTTCTGACCGTTCCGGAGACGAGCCGGAGGTGATCCGGGCGACTGTCCGGGATCTTGCCGAGTGCGATCTGGTCGTCACATACAACGGGCGCTCCTTCGATCTCCCGTTTCTGCGGACGCGCGCCGCACGCTACGGAATTGACACCGGCGCGCTGAACATGGCCGATCTGGATCTCTATATGGTTCTCCACTACCATTCCGACCTGAAGGCGGCAATCGGCTCTCTGGCGCAGAAAAACGTAGAGCGGTTTATGGGACTTGACGCCGCCCGGAAAGACGAAATCAGCGGCTATGACAGCGTCCGGCTCTATCAGCGGTATATGACGAATCATGATCCGAAGTTGGAAGCGAAAATTCTCCTCCACAATCACGACGATATCCTTCAGCTGGGGAAGCTGCTCCCCGTCATCGAAAAGACAGACTTTCATCGCGCGATGTTCTCCCTCGGCTTCGGCGCAGGCGATTTCACGGTTAGGGAACTGCGGGCCGGCGACGGCGGACTGGATCTGCGGGCCGATAAACGGAGAAACGCAGTGGATTACATTTTGTTCCCCACCCCGGAGCAGCCCTACAGCCTGATGATGTCGCGGGAGAGCGGGAGCCTTGAGGTGAGTTTCCCTGCCGTCAAGGCTGCGCCCGGAATTCCGGTTATCGACGCCCGGAGGATTCTGGGGGAGGAAACGATGAAAACACTGGAGAAATATCCTGCCTTTGAGAGCGGATATCTGATTCTGAAAAAGGCCGACCGCATCAGCTATCTTGAAATAAACGCCTTTGTATCCGCCTTTCTCAGACAGATCGGTCCCCGGCTCAGCCGATAG